The following are encoded together in the Archocentrus centrarchus isolate MPI-CPG fArcCen1 chromosome 23, fArcCen1, whole genome shotgun sequence genome:
- the arid2 gene encoding LOW QUALITY PROTEIN: AT-rich interactive domain-containing protein 2 (The sequence of the model RefSeq protein was modified relative to this genomic sequence to represent the inferred CDS: inserted 3 bases in 3 codons; deleted 6 bases in 5 codons), giving the protein MANSTGKNLLDQRRKGQAFLDELRQFHQSRGSPFKKIPIVGGKELDLNALYIRVVSLGGFAKVSDKNQWIELGEEFNFPRSCSNAAFALKQYYLRYLEKYEKVHHFGEDDEETQPGNPKASLPIGAIPNSYNYQQHIVSDYLRQSYGLSTDFVPPCDYNKLVLSLLSGLPNEVDFAVNVCTLLSNESKHAMQLDKDPKLVTLLLAHAGVFDDSLGSFSGVFGTDWKEKTSRDFVRFWKEVVEDAEVRELIWDKSNPAQDGTSCAERWQSLFHPPRTPGIGDMEAQRVLQIAVILRNLSFEEANVKLLAANRTCLRFLLLCAHCNLISLRQLGLDTLGNVAAELQLDPVDFRTTHLIFHTITKCLMSRDRFLKMRAMEILGNLSKVEDNGVLICEYVDQDSYREVMMLLTLPDLMLLMASLEVLYLLAQLGEIPCSKIAFVDHSIDLLVRLVSVDLHTFGPDALTAVRLIEHQANADQAAEVRPQLVEQVPAAVQGAPAPVTRVPVQPPPSIVELDGEKFTLQWLNAHFETNPEGSVSRSEMYSEYLATCSKMGRSNILNSTGFLKCLRTVFPNHTMRRQEEPKANGQVQILLVGLRRRSIPLPIQLYYQQPQPQQQQQQQQVPAAAAPPPPAARHDAPGDPQAPPPGLPPGHAGLGPQFVRPPGPSLNPGVVAPSIALTAQETSHASHPTLPRHPVPSQVPPQMPSNSLAAVQPQQQQPQQVRPGPVVQIPASAPATQNHSPQNPAPPAVAQQQQQQQTLPHAPHGTPVTLFQQVPQGHILTARVQGVCPSVTQHLPLPQTPPLSGPQGGAPQAESQCGAAAASVPASCLGAAQALSITSVPNSQGSRVTFQNIAPKPAPNQSGGPAAAIATPNQQPQPQAAQSVVIVSPNPQQSSYTPALHQIXLANPSAIPGTQTIQIAGPPGTASSXCPPPAPHSNTQVQPSQTVSHALSMKRLQQQQHQHQQQQQQQPPLQLISQPPSSQPTSTESSLIKQLLLPKRGPSTPGGKLILPAPQVPPPNNTISPSPPVIYQAGYSTPNPTSQPQQLNVQLVPGQLPAAGAPGLQTVQLLPGQLISTSSPGGATIIQGPATPGQVTFTVVPNTGFTTSAAVAAVSQGTVAPGVPPPPFSTGTVPQHTPAAPPPPPPPLPAPLRGDKIICQKEEEAKDATGLHVHERKIEVMENSSLAEGDSSNGKTSNGDVAEGAKLLNGRKCMESNLPPYHSGNSQGALNGPAMESRPANGKQALSPDPNTPPEGTPDPKKTLVNGVCDFDRSDSGGNFNRNIPNHIASKQYWGNGEVGPSEKTHSSDPLLPSPPPPQQDTAKAQQAERLANGPQAIGNRPPSELTNGPLGPAHAAPVLRQQLLPNASLPSSVTVTSQSLAASPANGVAPEARGLKRSAENEDRGATASSGIPNKVGVRIITISDPNNAGSSATMVAVPAGTDPSTVAKVAIENATQQRNCSPTQAAGTTPTVYPVPAPRSQPAPAGNHSPHLPAQQTSTVPPEQSRKAGQNFKCLWQSCKRWFETPSQVFYHAATQHGGKDVYGGHCLWEGCEPFPXQRLSFITHLQDKHCSREALLAGLKLEEQQAQSPNQTSSQTPSAAGSTPAPRAPKAIVNHPSAALMALRRGSRNLVFRDFTDEKEGPVTKHIRLTAALTLKNIAKHSDCGRTLLKRHETHLSVLALSNMEVSTTLAKCLYELTRSLQA; this is encoded by the exons ACTATCTCCGCCAAAGCTATGGGCTGTCTACGGACTTTGTTCCGCCGTGTGACTACAACAAACTGGTGCTGTCTCTCCTTTCGGGCCTACCCAATGAAGTGGACTTTGCAGTTAACGTTTGCACGCTGCTTTCCAACGAGAGCAAGCACGCCATGCAGCTGGACAAGGACCCCAAACTGGTCACGTTGCTTCTGGCACACGCCGGCGTCTTCGATGACT CGCTAGGCAGCTTCTCTGGGGTGTTTGGGACGGACTGGAAGGAGAAAACCTCCCGAGACTTTGTCAGG TTCTGGAAAGAGGTGGTGGAGGACGCTGAAGTCAGGGAGCTGATCTGGGACAAGAGCAACCCAGCACAAG ATGGTAcgtcgtgcgcggagcgctggCAGAGCCTCTTCCACCCTCCGCGGACCCCGGGCATCGGCGACATGGAGGCCCAGCGGGTGCTGCAGATTGCCGTCATCCTGCGTAACCTCTCTTTTGAGGAGGCCAACGTCAAGCTGCTGGCGGCCAACCGAACGTGCCTGCGCTTCCTTTTGCTCTGTGCCCACTGTAACCTCATCTCACTCCGACAGCTCGGACTTGACACTTTGGGCAACGTGGCTGCCGAG CTCCAGCTGGATCCCGTTGACTTTCGGACAACGCATCTGATCTTTCACACCATCACTAAATGCTTGATGTCCAGGGACAGGTTTCTCAAAATGAGAG ccATGGAGATCTTGGGTAACCTCAGCAAAGTGGAGGACAACGGTGTGCTAATCTGTGAGTACGTGGACCAGGACTCGTACAGGGAGGTAATGATGCTCCTCACCCTGCCCGACCTCATGCTCCTCATGGCCTCCTTGGAGGTGCTATACCTGCTGGCACAGCTCGGGGAGATTCCGTGCAGCAAGATCGCCTTCGTTGACCACAGCATAG ACCTGTTAGTTCGGTTAGTATCTGTAGACCTTCATACGTTTGGACCTGACGCTCTAACAGCGGTGCGATTGATCGAGCATCAGGCGAACGCCGACCAGGCAGCTGAGGTTCGACCACAGCTGGTCGAGCAGGTACCTGCAGCTGTGCAGGGAGCTCCGGCGCCAG TAACAAGAGTTCCAGTTCAGCCACCGCCTAGCATTGTTGAACTGGATGGGGAGAAGTTTACACTGCAGTG GCTAAACGCACACTTTGAGACAAACCCCGAGGGCTCTGTGTCTCGATCAGAAATGTACTCTGAGTACCTGGCCACATGCAGTAAAATGGGCCGCAGCAACATCTTGAACTCCACTGGCTTTCTCAAATGCCTGCG GACTGTATTCCCCAACCACACGATGCGGCGGCAAGAAGAGCCTAAGGCCAACGGGCAGGTTCAGATCCTCCTTGTAGGGCTAAGGCGGAGGTCAATCCCTCTGCCCATCCAGCTGTACTACCAGCAGCCGCAAcctcagcaacaacagcagcaacaacaggttccagcagcagcagcacctccacctccagcagCCCGACACGATGCACCTGGAGACCCTCAGGCCCCGCCCCCAG GCTTACCTCCCGGGCATGCTGGTCTCGGACCCCAGTTTGTTCGGCCCCCAGGCCCCAGCCTCAACCCCGGTGTTGTTGCCCCATCCATTGCCTTGACAGCACAGGAAACTTCCCACGCAAGCCACCCGACTCTTCCCCGTCACCCGGTGCCCTCACAGGTGCCTCCACAGATGCCATCAAATTCTCTGGCAGCAGTGCAGCCGCAacaacagcagccacagcaggTCCGACCTGGTCCGGTGGTCCAGATTCCAGCATCAGCACCGGCCACCCAGAACCATAGCCCTCAAAACCCTGCCCCTCCAGCAGTGgctcagcaacaacagcagcagcaaacactCCCCCATGCTCCCCACGGGACACCTGTCACTCTATTTCAGCAGGTACCACAGGGCCACATCCTCACCGCCAGGGTACAAGGGGTGTGCCCCTCC GTGACTCAGCACCTACCCCTGCCCCAAACCCCCCCTCTGTCTGGGCCTCAGGGTGGAGCTCCCCAGGCAGAATCTCAgtgtggtgctgctgctgcgtcTGTACCTGCCTCCTGCCTGGGAGCTGCTCAGGCACTGAGTATTACAAGTGTACCCAATTCCCAGGGGTCACGTGTCACATTTCAGAATATCGCCCCCAAACCAGCTCCAAACCAGTCAGGTGGACCAGCAGCTGCGATAGCTACTCCCAACCAGCAGCCTCAGCCCCAG GCAGCGCAGAGTGTAGTAATAGTTAGCCCCAACCCCCAGCAGAGCAGCTACACACCTGCCCTCCACCAGA GTCTTGCCAATCCCTCTGCCATTCCCGGCACCCAAACTATTCAGATAGCAGGGCCCCCCGGGACTGCTTCCA CCTGCCCACCTCCTGCCCCTCACTCCAACACCCAGGTCCAGCCCAGTCAA ACTGTCAGCCACGCACTGTCCATGAAACggcttcagcagcagcaacatcagcatcaacagcagcagcaacaacagccacCTCTCCAGCTTATTTCCCAGCCTCCTTCCTCTCAGCCTACCTCCACTGAGTCCAGCTTGATCAAACAGCTACTGCTTCCAAAGCGGGGGCCTTCTACTCCAGGAGGAAAGCTAATCCTACCTGCTCCACAGGTGCCCCCTCCCAACAATACAATATCCCCCAGTCCACCAGTCATCTATCAAGCAGGCTACAGCACCCCAAATCCTACGTCTCAACCTCAGCAGCTCAATGTTCAGCTAGTTCCTGGTCagcttccagctgctggagctcCAGGCCTCCAGACGGTTCAGCTTTTGCCAGGGCAGCTTATTTCCACAAGTAGTCCAGGGGGAGCTACTATCATTCAGGGTCCTGCAACTCCCGGGCAAGTCACATTCACCGTGGTCCCCAACACTGGCTTCACcacctctgctgctgttgctgctgtcagcCAGGGAACTGTGGCCCCAGGTGTCCCCCCTCCTCCATTCTCAACTGGAACGGTGCCCCAACACACCCCAGCagctccaccaccacctccaccaccactgcCAGCTCCCCTAAGAGGAGACAAAATAATTTgtcaaaaggaggaggaggccaagGATGCCACAGGGCTGCATGTCCATGAGAGGAAAATTGAGGTGATGGAGAACTCCTCCTTGGCAGAAGGAGACTCCTCCAATGGCAAAACCAGTAACGGTGACGTTGCAGAAGGTGCCAAGCTGCTAAATGGTCGGAAGTGCATGGAGTCGAATCTACCTCCATACCACTCAGGGAACAGCCAGGGAGCACTCAATGGCCCCGCTATGGAGAGTCGCCCTGCTAACGGCAAGCAGGCTCTCTCTCCAGACCCAAACACCCCTCCTGAGGGAACCCCCGAC CCAAAAAAGACTCTTGTCAATGGGGTGTGTGACTTTGATCGGAGTGACAGTGGTGGCAACTTTAACAGAAACATTCCAAATCACATTGCTTCCAAACAGTACTGGGGGAATGGGGAGGTTGGCCCCTCTGAGAAAACTCACAGCTCAGATCCCCTTCTTCCTAGTCCTCCTCCACCCCAGCAGGACACTGCCAAAGCCCAGCAGGCTGAACGCCTGGCCAATGGACCCCAGGCAATAGGCAACAGGCCCCCCTCGGAATTAACCAATGGACCTTTGGGGCCGGCCCATGCTGCGCCTGTGCTAAGACAGCAACTGCTCCCCAACGCTTCCCTTCCCTCCTCTGTTACTGTTACCTCCCAGAGTCTCGCTGCCTCTCCTGCAAACGGGGTGGCCCCTGAGGCTCGAGGCCTCAAGAGGTCGGCCGAGAATGAGGACCGCGGCGCAACGGCATCCTCGGGGATCCCCAATAAAGTGGGAGTGCgcatcatcaccatcagtgaCCCTAACAACGCCGGCAGCAGCGCCACAATGGTGGCGGTGCCAGCAGGAACAGACCCAAGCACAGTAGCCAAAGTAGCAATAGAGAACGCCACTCAACAGAGGAACTGCTCGCCCACACAGGCAGCTGGCACAACG CCTACTGTTTATCCCGTCCCCGCCCCCCGT TCCCAGCCTGCACCAGCGGGTAACCACAGCCCTCACCTCCCAGCACAGCAAACCTCCACAGTGCCCCCAGAGCAAAGCCGGAAAGCAGGGCAGAACTTCAAGTGTCTGTGGCAGTCCTGTAAACG GTGGTTTGAAACACCTTCTCAAGTGTTTTACCACGCAGCAACACAACATGGTGGAAAAGATGTATATGGAGGCCACTGTCTGTGGGAAGGTTGTGAACCTTTCC GACAGAGACTGTCCTTCATCACGCATCTGCAG GATAAGCACTGTTCTCGAGAGGCTTTGCTGGCTGGACTCAAACTAGAGGAGCAGCAGGCGCAAAGTCCCAATCAGACTTCTTCCCA GACcccgtcagcagcaggcagcactCCGGCACCACGAGCACCGAAAGCAATCGTCAATCATCCGAGCGCAGCTCTCATGGCCCTACGCAGAGGCTCTCGAAACCTGGTCTTCAGGGACTTCACA GATGAGAAAGAGGGACCAGTGACCAAACACATACGACTTACTGCTGCCTTAACGTTAAAGAACATCGCCAAGCACTCCGACTGTGGTCGCAC gTTGTTAAAGAGGCATGAGACGCACCTCTCCGTGCTCGCACTAAGTAACATGGAGGTTTCCACCACGCTCGCCAAATGCCTTTATGAACTGACGCGCTCGCTCCAGGCTTGA